The following proteins are encoded in a genomic region of Methylobacterium tardum:
- the ndk gene encoding nucleoside-diphosphate kinase, with product MATERTFSILKPDATRRNLTGAVNAVIEEAGLRIVGQRRIRMTKEQAEKFYEVHKERPFFGELVTFMTSGPVVVQVLEGENAVAKYREVMGATNPAQAAEGTIRKKFAESVGENTVHGSDSAENAKLEIAQFFQDSDIAA from the coding sequence ATGGCCACCGAGCGCACCTTCTCGATCCTGAAGCCCGACGCGACGCGGCGGAACCTGACCGGCGCGGTGAATGCCGTGATCGAGGAGGCGGGCCTGCGGATCGTCGGCCAGCGCCGCATCCGCATGACCAAGGAGCAGGCCGAGAAGTTCTACGAGGTGCACAAGGAGCGGCCGTTCTTCGGCGAGCTCGTCACCTTCATGACCTCCGGCCCGGTGGTTGTTCAGGTCCTCGAGGGCGAGAACGCGGTGGCTAAGTACCGTGAGGTCATGGGCGCCACGAACCCGGCCCAGGCCGCCGAGGGCACGATCCGCAAGAAGTTCGCCGAGTCTGTCGGTGAGAACACCGTGCACGGCTCGGACAGCGCCGAGAACGCGAAGCTCGAGATCGCGCAGTTCTTCCAGGACTCCGACATCGCCGCGTAA
- a CDS encoding DUF2147 domain-containing protein → MRLALSAALLLTGLSAAAADTGKDPSGTWLTGDGRAKIRIDRCGAGQKLVCGKVVWLKTPTFDNGAPRTDLKNPDPKKRARPVIGLQLIEGLKPDDAKFTGELYNIEEGKIYTVSLERESEAELSVSGCMLKVLCGSQTWTRVPDVNQQAANKN, encoded by the coding sequence ATGCGACTCGCTCTCAGCGCCGCCCTGCTTCTGACCGGCCTCTCCGCCGCCGCCGCCGACACCGGCAAGGATCCCTCCGGGACCTGGCTCACGGGCGACGGCCGCGCCAAGATCCGCATCGATCGCTGCGGCGCCGGCCAGAAGCTGGTCTGCGGCAAGGTCGTCTGGCTCAAGACGCCGACCTTCGACAACGGCGCGCCGCGCACGGACCTGAAGAATCCCGACCCGAAGAAGCGCGCCCGTCCGGTGATCGGGCTCCAGCTCATCGAGGGTCTGAAGCCCGATGACGCGAAGTTCACCGGCGAGCTCTACAATATCGAGGAAGGCAAGATCTATACGGTGAGCCTGGAGCGCGAGAGCGAGGCCGAACTCAGCGTCTCTGGCTGCATGCTCAAGGTGCTGTGCGGATCGCAGACCTGGACGCGGGTGCCGGACGTGAACCAGCAGGCCGCGAACAAGAACTGA
- a CDS encoding glutathione S-transferase N-terminal domain-containing protein has product MAAVSGRPIDVHTWSTPNGWKIPIMLEECALPYRIVPVDIAKNEQFAADFLAISPNNKIPAIVDPDGPGGQPISVFESGAILQYLGRKTGQFYPTDERARVAVDEWLFWQVAGFGPMLGQTHHFKIYAPEKVPYAIDRFTAEAKRLYGVLERRLEGRAYLADEYSVADIATFTWAKLNFKQGVDINTLPNVARWLDSILARPAVQRGLAAI; this is encoded by the coding sequence ATGGCAGCGGTGTCCGGGCGGCCGATCGACGTCCATACCTGGAGTACGCCGAACGGCTGGAAGATTCCGATCATGCTGGAGGAGTGCGCGCTCCCATATCGGATCGTTCCGGTCGATATCGCCAAGAACGAGCAATTCGCCGCCGACTTCCTGGCGATCTCACCCAACAACAAGATCCCGGCGATCGTCGATCCCGACGGCCCGGGCGGGCAGCCGATCTCGGTGTTCGAGTCGGGTGCGATCCTTCAATACCTCGGCCGGAAGACGGGCCAGTTCTATCCCACGGACGAGCGCGCCCGGGTCGCCGTCGACGAGTGGCTGTTCTGGCAGGTGGCGGGATTCGGCCCCATGCTCGGCCAGACGCACCATTTCAAGATCTACGCGCCCGAGAAGGTGCCGTACGCGATCGACCGATTCACCGCGGAAGCCAAGCGTCTCTACGGTGTCCTGGAGCGGCGCCTGGAAGGCCGCGCCTATCTGGCGGACGAGTATTCCGTCGCCGATATCGCGACGTTCACGTGGGCGAAGCTGAACTTCAAGCAGGGCGTCGACATCAACACCCTGCCCAACGTGGCTCGCTGGCTGGATAGCATCCTGGCGAGGCCCGCCGTGCAGCGCGGCCTCGCGGCAATCTGA
- a CDS encoding FUSC family protein — protein MDAWVPGPAAWAFALRIWIAMMLALAAAFWLQLDSASSAATCVAILAQPKRGQAISKAIYRLLGTLIGAAVSIVVMALFGQDRVLLFVSFTAWLGLCVFVAQYLQDTRAYGAMLSGYTVAIIALGQIDDPQGTFDAAVSRVAVIVLGIVAITFINDALASPSTWRTLLPQLRNAWDGTRAYARETLAEGDLGATRTAALIRTIAPMRADASAISGELGDGHLRAAGARSCIAALYVMAASVRTAAAAAAHLRNPSPAVAEALAICRRVAGAPDREALDRDDERLRDLVDAAIRDGDRPLDEVVVLQRALDFVCAATFAQDGIRAVADGHAPLRDASLPTHRDFPVALRGALRVALAFAVTAATFVALGLPQASFALVQVAATAALSSVTPDPKKFANGVVIGMTMAATFAGIARFALLNGVQGFPMLAMVMAPVIFFGCFLSLNPKTFGIGFIVIVFFPVLLGPSNPQTYDALTFLLNAFLVIVAAVILSIVVRILLPVTPAQQRVFALDSARRTLADALVGEGGDATTRTSLNADRLFQFAGYSSGSSAVRRASLSHAFALARLEAAAARAHAELRRLSAVGALRDAIARARAGLAAGDDRALETAARDLIRAASRQDRHVRLTTARAASDLISAARTIVRHRRFLHRLDIALF, from the coding sequence CTGGATGCCTGGGTGCCCGGGCCTGCGGCCTGGGCATTCGCCCTGCGGATCTGGATCGCCATGATGCTGGCCCTGGCGGCCGCGTTCTGGCTTCAGCTCGACAGCGCCTCTTCGGCCGCGACCTGCGTGGCCATCCTGGCCCAGCCGAAGCGCGGGCAGGCGATCTCGAAAGCGATCTACCGCCTGCTCGGCACGCTGATCGGCGCCGCCGTGTCGATCGTGGTGATGGCGCTGTTCGGACAGGACCGGGTCCTGCTGTTCGTCTCGTTCACCGCGTGGCTCGGCCTCTGCGTGTTCGTCGCGCAGTATCTGCAGGATACCCGAGCCTACGGGGCGATGCTGTCGGGCTACACGGTGGCGATCATCGCGCTCGGCCAGATCGACGATCCGCAGGGCACCTTCGACGCCGCCGTGTCCCGCGTTGCCGTGATCGTGCTCGGGATCGTGGCGATCACCTTCATCAACGATGCGCTGGCCTCCCCGAGCACGTGGCGAACTCTGCTGCCGCAACTCCGGAACGCCTGGGACGGGACGCGGGCTTACGCCCGCGAGACGCTGGCGGAGGGCGACCTCGGTGCGACGCGGACCGCCGCGCTGATCCGCACCATCGCGCCGATGCGCGCCGATGCCAGTGCCATCTCCGGGGAGCTCGGCGATGGCCACCTTCGGGCCGCGGGCGCGCGGAGCTGCATCGCGGCGCTCTACGTGATGGCGGCGTCGGTCCGCACGGCGGCGGCCGCTGCCGCCCATCTGCGAAACCCGAGCCCGGCCGTCGCCGAGGCCCTGGCGATCTGCCGGCGGGTCGCGGGCGCGCCCGACCGCGAGGCCCTCGACCGGGACGACGAGCGCCTGCGCGACCTCGTGGACGCCGCGATCCGCGACGGGGATCGGCCCCTCGATGAGGTGGTGGTGCTGCAGCGGGCGCTGGATTTCGTCTGCGCCGCAACCTTCGCGCAGGACGGGATCCGCGCAGTCGCTGACGGACACGCGCCGCTGCGCGATGCCAGCCTTCCGACGCACCGGGACTTCCCGGTGGCCCTGCGCGGCGCGCTGCGGGTGGCGCTCGCCTTCGCGGTCACGGCCGCCACCTTCGTGGCGCTCGGCCTTCCGCAGGCCTCCTTCGCGCTGGTGCAGGTCGCGGCCACCGCGGCGCTCTCGTCGGTCACGCCGGACCCGAAGAAGTTCGCCAACGGTGTCGTCATCGGCATGACGATGGCGGCCACCTTCGCGGGCATCGCCCGGTTCGCGCTGCTCAACGGCGTCCAGGGCTTTCCGATGCTCGCCATGGTGATGGCGCCGGTGATCTTCTTCGGCTGCTTCCTGTCCCTTAACCCGAAGACCTTCGGCATCGGCTTCATCGTGATCGTGTTCTTCCCGGTCCTGCTCGGCCCGTCGAACCCGCAGACCTACGACGCCCTCACCTTCCTGCTGAACGCGTTCCTCGTCATCGTCGCCGCCGTCATTCTGTCGATCGTCGTCCGGATCCTGCTCCCCGTGACGCCGGCGCAGCAGCGGGTCTTCGCGCTCGATTCGGCGCGGCGGACCCTGGCCGACGCGCTCGTCGGCGAGGGCGGCGACGCCACCACACGCACCAGCCTGAATGCGGACCGCCTGTTCCAGTTCGCCGGCTACAGCTCGGGAAGCAGCGCCGTGCGGCGGGCGAGCCTGTCGCACGCCTTCGCCCTCGCCCGGCTGGAAGCGGCCGCGGCCCGCGCCCACGCGGAGCTGCGCCGGCTGTCGGCGGTCGGAGCACTTCGCGATGCGATTGCGCGTGCTCGCGCCGGGCTCGCAGCCGGCGACGACCGCGCCCTCGAAACGGCCGCCCGCGATCTGATCCGCGCCGCTTCGCGGCAGGATCGACACGTGCGGCTCACCACGGCGCGCGCGGCCAGCGATCTGATCAGCGCGGCGCGAACCATCGTGCGCCACAGGCGGTTCCTCCATCGCCTCGACATTGCGCTATTCTGA
- a CDS encoding DUF1656 domain-containing protein, producing MYEDIHIGGVLISSFVAYALAAFVILLVLRWFFARIRFSRYVANAPLAEAGIYVCVLALLIALV from the coding sequence ATGTACGAGGATATCCATATCGGCGGGGTTCTGATCTCCTCGTTCGTCGCCTATGCGCTCGCCGCATTCGTGATTCTTCTTGTCCTGCGCTGGTTCTTCGCCCGCATCCGCTTCAGCCGCTACGTTGCCAATGCCCCGCTCGCCGAGGCCGGCATCTACGTCTGCGTCCTCGCTCTGCTCATTGCGTTGGTCTGA
- a CDS encoding efflux RND transporter periplasmic adaptor subunit, with protein MPETTADEDDPKTSAREGKASRADTLPVVPRRGRAAKIFRLAATGVILLAAFVAAAYVWEFYVAAPWTRDGTVRVQVANIAPQVAGQIVEVRVRDNQVVRKGDVLYVIDPVDFEVSVTSADAEVKNREADLQVKNAQSARRQALTTVSTSIEEKQQFAGTAKIAEAALESAQAQLRQAKINLERTQVRSTVNGRVTNLLMRVGDYARTGTSNISVADTDSFWIDGYFEETKMPNIHVGDRADVKLMGFDPHLTGTVDSVTLGISTANAAASTQGLPDVNPVYTWVRLAQRVPVRIRIDHVPPDVPLIAGMTATVVVNGGRAPAPNWFMDLRERVSALATPAMGPTAEADRR; from the coding sequence ATGCCCGAAACGACTGCCGACGAGGATGATCCCAAGACGTCCGCCCGGGAGGGCAAGGCGAGCCGGGCCGACACCCTTCCGGTCGTCCCGCGGCGCGGCCGCGCCGCCAAGATCTTCCGGCTGGCCGCCACCGGCGTGATCCTCCTGGCCGCGTTCGTCGCGGCGGCCTACGTCTGGGAATTCTACGTTGCGGCGCCGTGGACCCGCGACGGCACCGTTCGCGTGCAGGTCGCCAACATCGCCCCGCAGGTCGCCGGGCAGATCGTCGAGGTGCGTGTCCGTGACAACCAAGTCGTCCGGAAGGGCGATGTCCTCTACGTGATCGACCCGGTGGATTTCGAGGTGTCGGTCACGTCCGCAGACGCCGAGGTCAAGAACCGCGAGGCCGACCTCCAGGTGAAGAACGCGCAATCCGCCCGGCGGCAGGCGCTCACGACGGTGTCCACGTCGATCGAGGAGAAGCAGCAATTCGCCGGCACGGCCAAGATCGCCGAGGCGGCTCTGGAAAGCGCGCAGGCGCAATTGCGGCAGGCCAAGATCAACCTCGAACGGACGCAGGTGAGGTCCACGGTCAACGGCCGCGTGACCAACCTGCTGATGCGGGTCGGCGACTACGCCCGCACCGGTACCTCGAACATCAGCGTCGCCGACACGGATTCGTTCTGGATCGACGGCTATTTCGAGGAGACCAAGATGCCCAACATCCACGTGGGCGACCGCGCCGACGTCAAGCTGATGGGCTTCGACCCGCACCTGACCGGGACGGTGGACAGCGTCACGCTCGGCATCTCCACCGCGAATGCCGCCGCGAGCACCCAGGGCCTGCCGGACGTGAACCCGGTTTACACCTGGGTCCGGCTGGCCCAGCGCGTGCCGGTGCGGATCCGAATCGACCATGTGCCGCCCGATGTCCCGCTGATCGCCGGCATGACCGCGACCGTGGTGGTCAACGGTGGCCGCGCGCCGGCTCCGAACTGGTTCATGGACCTGCGGGAGCGCGTCTCGGCCCTGGCCACACCCGCGATGGGCCCCACCGCAGAGGCCGACCGGCGCTGA
- a CDS encoding DUF3280 domain-containing protein, giving the protein MIRSTSLIALFLAAGGSALAAPEKAAVFDFQFSNLSPVPSDAADTARLKRVSAQLRDLLQKKGLFTVVSVDPIRDEVAKSADLRRCNGCADELARKLGADVAITGEVQKVSNLILNLNVYVKPLGGSAPEKAYSVDLRGNTDESFDRGIRFLVENNMGAGK; this is encoded by the coding sequence ATGATCCGATCTACAAGCCTGATCGCCCTCTTCCTGGCCGCGGGCGGATCCGCCCTGGCCGCCCCCGAGAAGGCCGCGGTGTTCGACTTCCAGTTCTCGAACCTGTCGCCGGTGCCGAGCGACGCGGCGGACACGGCGCGCCTGAAGCGGGTGAGCGCGCAGTTGCGTGACCTGCTTCAGAAGAAGGGTCTGTTCACGGTCGTCTCCGTCGACCCGATCCGGGATGAGGTCGCCAAAAGTGCCGACCTGCGCCGATGCAATGGCTGCGCCGACGAACTCGCCCGTAAGCTCGGCGCCGATGTCGCGATCACCGGGGAGGTCCAGAAGGTCTCGAACCTGATCCTGAACCTCAACGTCTACGTGAAGCCCCTCGGCGGATCAGCGCCCGAGAAGGCCTACAGCGTCGACCTGCGCGGCAACACGGACGAGTCCTTCGATCGCGGCATCCGGTTTCTGGTCGAGAACAATATGGGCGCCGGCAAGTGA
- the gatB gene encoding Asp-tRNA(Asn)/Glu-tRNA(Gln) amidotransferase subunit GatB codes for MNAPVDPKKLIKGGLHDWEVIVGMEIHAQVSSRAKLFSGASTEFGGEPNDHVSLVDAAMPGMLPVINEECVAQAVRTGLGLKAKINLRSVFDRKNYFYPDLPQGYQISQYKDPIVGEGEVLVDMIDGSPITVGIERLHLEQDAGKSLHDQDPTRSFADLNRSGVALMEIVSRPDLRSSEEAKAYVTKLRTILRYLGTCDGDMEKGSLRADVNVSVRRPGEPLGTRCEIKNVNSIRFIGQAIETEARRQIAILEDGGTIDQETRLFDPGRGETRSMRSKEEAHDYRYFPDPDLLPLEFDQAYVDALAKGLPELPDAKKARFVSEFGLSPYDAGVLVAERASADYYEAVAKGRDGKAAANWVINELFGRLNKEGLSIEATPVSADQLGAIIDLIGEGVISGKIAKDLFEIVWTEGGDPRAVAESRGMKQVTDTGAIEAAVDQIIAANPDKVAQAKEKPTLLGWFVGQTMKTTGGKANPAAVNALLKAKLGIE; via the coding sequence ATGAACGCACCCGTCGACCCCAAGAAGCTGATCAAGGGCGGCCTCCACGATTGGGAGGTGATCGTCGGCATGGAGATCCATGCCCAGGTCTCGAGCCGCGCGAAGCTGTTCTCAGGCGCCTCGACGGAATTCGGCGGCGAACCGAACGACCACGTCTCCCTGGTCGATGCCGCGATGCCCGGGATGCTGCCGGTCATCAACGAGGAATGCGTCGCCCAGGCCGTGCGGACCGGCCTCGGCCTCAAGGCCAAGATCAACCTGCGCTCGGTGTTCGACCGGAAGAACTACTTCTACCCCGACCTGCCGCAGGGCTACCAGATCTCGCAGTACAAGGACCCGATCGTCGGCGAAGGCGAGGTGCTGGTCGACATGATCGACGGCTCGCCGATCACCGTGGGCATCGAGCGCCTGCACCTCGAGCAGGATGCCGGCAAGTCGCTGCACGATCAGGATCCGACGCGCAGCTTCGCCGACCTCAACCGGTCGGGCGTGGCGCTGATGGAGATCGTCTCGCGGCCGGACCTGCGCTCGTCGGAGGAGGCGAAGGCCTACGTGACCAAGCTGCGCACGATCCTGCGCTATCTCGGCACCTGTGACGGCGACATGGAGAAGGGGTCGCTCCGCGCCGACGTGAACGTCTCGGTGCGCCGCCCCGGTGAGCCGCTCGGCACCCGTTGCGAGATCAAGAACGTCAACTCGATCCGCTTCATCGGTCAGGCCATCGAGACCGAGGCGCGCCGGCAGATCGCGATCCTGGAGGATGGCGGGACGATCGATCAGGAGACGCGCCTGTTCGACCCGGGCAGGGGCGAGACCCGCTCGATGCGCTCCAAGGAAGAGGCGCACGACTACCGCTACTTCCCGGATCCGGACCTGTTGCCGCTGGAATTCGACCAGGCCTACGTCGATGCCCTCGCCAAGGGGCTGCCGGAGCTGCCGGACGCCAAGAAGGCGCGGTTCGTGTCCGAATTCGGCCTCTCGCCCTACGATGCCGGTGTGCTCGTCGCCGAGCGCGCCTCCGCCGACTATTACGAGGCGGTGGCGAAGGGTCGTGACGGCAAGGCCGCGGCCAACTGGGTGATCAACGAGCTGTTCGGCCGCCTCAACAAGGAAGGTCTGTCCATCGAGGCGACCCCGGTCTCGGCCGACCAGCTCGGCGCGATCATCGACCTCATCGGCGAGGGCGTCATCTCCGGCAAGATCGCCAAGGATCTGTTCGAGATCGTCTGGACCGAGGGCGGCGACCCGCGCGCCGTCGCCGAGAGCCGCGGCATGAAGCAGGTCACCGATACCGGCGCCATCGAGGCGGCGGTCGACCAGATCATCGCGGCCAATCCCGACAAGGTCGCCCAGGCCAAGGAAAAGCCGACGCTCCTCGGCTGGTTCGTCGGCCAGACCATGAAGACGACGGGCGGCAAGGCGAACCCGGCCGCCGTGAACGCGCTGCTCAAGGCGAAGCTCGGGATCGAGTAG
- the gatA gene encoding Asp-tRNA(Asn)/Glu-tRNA(Gln) amidotransferase subunit GatA, whose amino-acid sequence MNPNELTLAEARDALKAKRISARELTQAHLDAMAKARALNAYLLETPDRALAMADASDQKIASGAGRPLEGIPLGIKDLFCTQGVTTTAGSKILQNFEPHYESAVSANLWRDGAVMLGKLNLDEFAMGSPNETSAFGNVVSPWRRKGSDAALVPGGSSGGSAAAVAARLCLGATATDTGGSIRQPAAFTGTVGIKPTYGRCSRWGTVAFASSLDQAGPIARTVRDCAILLGSMAGSDARDTTCADLAVPDFEAAVSRGVKGLTIGIPKEYRVDGMPAEIQKLWDEGAAWLKAAGATIKEISLPHTSYALPAYYIVAPAEASSNLARYDGVRYGLRVPGKDIAGMYENTRAAGFGREVKRRIMIGTYVLSAGYYDAYYVRAQKIRTLIKRDFETAYANGVDAILTPATPSAAFGIGEKASADPVEMYLNDVFTVTVNMAGLPGIAVPAGLDGQGLPLGLQLIGRPFDEETLFAVAQVIEDSAGRTALPEPWWA is encoded by the coding sequence GTGAATCCGAACGAACTTACCCTGGCCGAGGCGCGCGACGCCCTGAAGGCGAAGCGGATCTCGGCACGCGAGCTGACGCAGGCGCATCTCGACGCGATGGCCAAGGCCCGCGCCCTGAACGCCTATCTCCTGGAAACCCCCGACCGGGCACTCGCGATGGCCGACGCGTCGGACCAGAAGATCGCCTCCGGCGCGGGCCGGCCGCTCGAGGGCATCCCGCTCGGGATCAAGGACCTGTTCTGCACGCAGGGTGTGACCACGACGGCGGGCTCCAAGATCCTCCAGAACTTCGAACCCCATTACGAATCGGCCGTGTCTGCCAATCTGTGGCGCGACGGCGCCGTGATGCTGGGCAAGCTCAACCTCGATGAATTCGCCATGGGCTCGCCGAACGAGACCAGCGCCTTCGGCAACGTGGTCTCGCCCTGGCGGCGCAAGGGCTCCGACGCGGCGCTCGTGCCGGGCGGCTCCTCAGGCGGATCCGCCGCCGCCGTCGCCGCGCGGCTCTGCCTCGGCGCCACCGCCACCGATACCGGCGGCTCGATCCGCCAGCCCGCGGCCTTCACCGGCACGGTCGGGATCAAGCCGACCTACGGCCGTTGCTCGCGCTGGGGCACGGTGGCGTTCGCCTCGTCCCTCGACCAAGCCGGGCCGATCGCCCGCACGGTGCGCGACTGCGCGATCCTGCTCGGCTCGATGGCCGGCTCGGACGCCCGCGACACGACCTGTGCCGACTTGGCGGTGCCCGACTTCGAGGCCGCCGTCAGCCGCGGCGTGAAGGGCCTGACGATCGGCATCCCGAAGGAATATCGGGTCGACGGCATGCCGGCCGAGATCCAGAAGCTCTGGGACGAGGGCGCGGCTTGGCTCAAGGCCGCCGGCGCGACCATCAAGGAAATCTCGCTGCCGCACACGTCCTACGCGCTGCCGGCCTACTACATCGTCGCTCCGGCCGAGGCCTCCTCGAACCTCGCCCGCTACGACGGCGTGCGTTACGGCCTGCGGGTGCCCGGCAAGGACATCGCCGGCATGTACGAGAACACCCGCGCCGCGGGCTTCGGCCGCGAGGTGAAGCGCCGGATCATGATCGGCACCTACGTGCTCTCGGCCGGCTACTACGACGCCTACTATGTCCGAGCCCAGAAGATCCGCACGCTGATCAAGCGCGACTTCGAGACGGCCTACGCGAACGGCGTCGACGCGATCCTGACGCCGGCCACGCCGTCGGCCGCCTTCGGCATCGGCGAGAAGGCCTCGGCCGATCCGGTGGAGATGTACCTCAACGACGTCTTCACCGTCACGGTGAACATGGCCGGCCTGCCGGGCATCGCCGTGCCGGCCGGGCTCGACGGCCAGGGCCTCCCGCTGGGGCTGCAGCTGATCGGCCGGCCGTTCGATGAGGAGACGCTGTTCGCCGTCGCCCAGGTGATCGAGGATTCGGCCGGCCGCACCGCCCTGCCCGAGCCGTGGTGGGCATGA
- the gatC gene encoding Asp-tRNA(Asn)/Glu-tRNA(Gln) amidotransferase subunit GatC, with the protein MSVGDEKTVRRIAHLARIAVTDDDVGPLQGELNAILAFVEQLGAVDVSGVEPMTSVTPMAMKKREDVVTDGGRASDVVANAPETEDNFFLVPKVVE; encoded by the coding sequence ATGTCGGTCGGCGACGAGAAGACGGTTCGGCGTATCGCGCATCTGGCGCGGATCGCGGTCACCGACGACGACGTCGGGCCGCTGCAGGGCGAGCTGAACGCGATCCTGGCCTTCGTCGAGCAACTCGGCGCCGTCGATGTCTCCGGCGTGGAGCCGATGACGTCGGTGACGCCGATGGCCATGAAGAAGCGCGAGGACGTGGTGACGGATGGCGGCCGCGCCTCCGACGTGGTCGCCAACGCGCCCGAGACCGAGGACAACTTCTTCCTGGTTCCGAAGGTGGTCGAGTAG